The following are encoded in a window of Arvicanthis niloticus isolate mArvNil1 chromosome 1, mArvNil1.pat.X, whole genome shotgun sequence genomic DNA:
- the LOC117720822 gene encoding secretoglobin family 2B member 20-like has translation MKGTLLLALLVIGELGFQTTEACIPFFTSYAAVLSPSRAVLHYRLSSFDASVGERIALEKLQDCYDEGRLENIALNPQTLEPILFSKQCLSYYTKDTIAKAKGILANVLPF, from the exons ATGAAGGGGACACTTCTGCTGGCCTTGCTGGTGATTGGAGAGCTGGGCTTCCAGACAA CGGAAGCATGCATTCCTTTCTTCACAAGCTATGCTGCAGTGCTCTCTCCAAGCAGGGCAGTATTACACTACCGGCTTTCAAGCTTTGATGCTAGTGTCGGGGAAAGGATAGCCTTGGAAAAACTCCAGGACTGCTACGACGAGGGAAGACTTGAAAACATAGCGCTGAATCCCCAAACTTTG GAACCCATTCTCTTCAGTAAGCAATGTTTGAGCTACTATACTAAAGATACCATAGCAAAAGCAAAGGGCATATTGGCCAATGTATTACCGTTTTAG